A region of Nostoc sp. 'Peltigera membranacea cyanobiont' N6 DNA encodes the following proteins:
- a CDS encoding class I SAM-dependent methyltransferase — protein MSDSQTVSAAVAKLYNTYPFPPEALLDEPPPGYNWRWNWLAAHNFCTGQKPQRQDIRILDAGCGTGVSTEYLVHLNPQASVVGIDLSTGALDVAKERCKRSGANRVEFHHLSLFDVEQLPGEFDLINCVGVLHHTSDPIRGIQALAKKLAPGGLMHIFVYGELGRWEIQLMQKAIALIQGDKKGDYRDGVQVGRQIFASLPENNRIVKSEKQRWSLENHKDEHFADMYVHPQEIDYNIETLFELIDASGLEFIGFSNPSFWDLERLLGKAPELVERAKELSDRQLYRLIELLDPEVTHYEFFLGRPPLIKADWSDDNALLAAIPELNPCIEGFPSQCFFNYNYQIVNLSVEEFEFMQKCDSNSTVAEILTGVQLGLDEVRKLLQQQLILLTPA, from the coding sequence ATGTCCGATTCCCAAACTGTTAGTGCTGCTGTTGCCAAACTCTACAATACATATCCGTTTCCGCCGGAAGCTTTGTTGGATGAACCACCTCCAGGCTACAACTGGCGCTGGAATTGGCTAGCCGCTCATAATTTCTGCACAGGTCAAAAACCTCAAAGACAAGATATTCGGATTTTAGATGCAGGTTGCGGTACTGGTGTGAGTACAGAGTACTTGGTTCACCTCAACCCCCAGGCTTCTGTTGTGGGAATTGACCTCAGTACTGGTGCTTTAGATGTAGCAAAAGAACGTTGTAAGCGTTCTGGCGCTAACCGTGTTGAGTTTCATCACCTCAGCTTGTTTGATGTGGAACAGTTACCAGGTGAGTTTGATTTAATTAACTGTGTTGGCGTTTTGCACCATACCTCCGATCCAATTCGCGGTATTCAAGCTTTGGCGAAGAAGTTAGCCCCAGGCGGCTTAATGCACATTTTTGTGTATGGGGAATTGGGACGCTGGGAAATTCAACTCATGCAAAAAGCGATCGCACTTATTCAAGGTGACAAAAAAGGCGACTACCGCGATGGTGTCCAAGTCGGGCGACAAATATTTGCTTCTTTACCAGAAAACAACCGGATTGTCAAATCCGAAAAACAGCGCTGGTCATTAGAAAATCACAAGGATGAACACTTTGCTGATATGTACGTTCATCCCCAAGAAATTGACTACAACATTGAGACGCTGTTTGAATTAATTGATGCTTCGGGATTGGAGTTTATTGGTTTCTCAAATCCGAGTTTCTGGGATTTGGAGAGGCTTTTGGGCAAAGCACCAGAGTTAGTAGAACGGGCAAAAGAATTGAGCGATCGCCAGCTTTATCGCCTGATAGAATTACTAGATCCAGAAGTAACTCATTACGAGTTTTTCCTCGGTCGTCCTCCCTTAATCAAAGCTGACTGGTCAGACGACAACGCTTTATTGGCAGCGATTCCCGAACTTAATCCTTGTATCGAAGGATTTCCTAGTCAATGCTTCTTTAATTACAATTACCAAATTGTTAATTTATCTGTAGAAGAGTTTGAATTTATGCAAAAGTGTGATTCGAATTCCACAGTTGCAGAGATTTTGACAGGTGTACAACTGGGATTAGATGAGGTAAGAAAACTTCTTCAGCAGCAGTTGATATTATTAACACCTGCTTAA